A window from Gottschalkiaceae bacterium SANA encodes these proteins:
- a CDS encoding proline--tRNA ligase, whose amino-acid sequence MRMTKLYMPTLREVPSEAEIPSHQLLMRAGMIRKLVSGVYSYLPLGHRVLKKVEQIVREEMDASGSQEVLMSAIQPSELWKETSRWDDFGPEMFRLHDRNQREFCLGPTHEEIFTDLIRYEVNSYKQLPMNLYQIQTKYRDEKRPRFGLIRSREFIMKDAYSFDMDEAGMMNAYQEMWDAYDRIFTRLGMKYRVVEGDAGAMGNGDSHEFTAMCEVGESNVAYCDSCDFAATDEKAETIVPIVEQDLEMKDLEKVDTPDVGTIEALEKFFGFGADRFVKTLLFQAKDRVVAACIPGHREINETKLMNALGVQEHDFEMADAETVKRVTNAEVGFAGPMGLDKDVEILVDRRVLEMKNFVIGANETDRHLINANYGRDFEGRVVDDLLLVRVGDACPKCGKPLVMDRGIEVGNIFQLGTKYSTALSATYLDQNGKAKLIWMGSYGVGVSRSVASIIEQNYDEYGIVWPAVVAPFHAVVTPINVKNDEQRELAEALYDQLKAAGVEVILDDRKERPGVKFKDAELIGFPIRIAVGRGAGEGLVEFVLRKDVKNKEEIAASDVVARVIEELNKQGLNL is encoded by the coding sequence ATGAGAATGACGAAGTTGTATATGCCAACATTGCGCGAGGTGCCTAGCGAGGCGGAGATTCCGTCGCATCAATTGTTAATGCGTGCGGGAATGATTCGAAAGCTGGTATCGGGTGTATATTCGTATCTGCCTTTGGGACATCGAGTTTTGAAGAAAGTGGAACAGATTGTTCGAGAAGAAATGGATGCGTCGGGTTCGCAAGAGGTTTTGATGAGTGCCATTCAACCTTCGGAATTGTGGAAGGAAACCAGCCGATGGGATGATTTTGGTCCGGAGATGTTCCGTCTGCATGATCGAAATCAACGAGAGTTTTGCTTAGGTCCCACTCACGAAGAGATCTTTACGGATTTGATTCGTTATGAGGTGAATTCCTATAAACAATTGCCCATGAATCTGTATCAGATTCAAACCAAATATCGGGATGAAAAACGTCCGAGATTTGGCCTGATTCGATCTCGCGAGTTTATTATGAAGGACGCTTACTCCTTTGATATGGATGAAGCGGGCATGATGAATGCTTATCAAGAGATGTGGGACGCATACGATCGAATCTTTACAAGATTGGGCATGAAGTATCGTGTGGTTGAGGGTGATGCCGGCGCCATGGGCAATGGAGACTCTCATGAGTTTACCGCTATGTGTGAAGTGGGCGAAAGCAATGTTGCTTATTGTGATTCTTGTGATTTTGCTGCAACGGATGAAAAAGCAGAAACCATCGTGCCGATTGTCGAGCAAGATCTAGAGATGAAGGATCTGGAAAAGGTGGATACTCCAGACGTGGGTACCATTGAAGCTTTGGAAAAATTCTTTGGATTTGGAGCAGATCGTTTTGTAAAGACTCTTCTTTTTCAAGCCAAGGATCGCGTTGTGGCGGCCTGCATTCCAGGGCACAGAGAGATTAATGAGACGAAATTGATGAATGCCCTTGGTGTTCAAGAACACGACTTCGAAATGGCGGATGCAGAAACTGTGAAGCGCGTAACCAACGCCGAGGTCGGATTCGCCGGTCCTATGGGACTTGATAAAGATGTGGAAATTTTGGTGGACCGTCGGGTGCTGGAGATGAAGAACTTTGTTATCGGTGCCAACGAGACGGATCGTCACCTGATCAATGCCAATTACGGCCGTGATTTTGAAGGTCGTGTGGTTGATGATCTTTTACTTGTACGGGTTGGCGATGCTTGTCCCAAGTGTGGAAAACCATTGGTGATGGATCGCGGAATCGAAGTCGGGAATATTTTCCAATTGGGAACCAAGTATTCCACAGCCTTGTCTGCGACATACTTGGATCAAAATGGAAAAGCAAAATTGATCTGGATGGGTTCTTATGGCGTGGGCGTTTCCCGTTCCGTTGCATCGATCATTGAGCAAAACTACGATGAATACGGCATTGTTTGGCCAGCGGTGGTTGCACCCTTCCATGCAGTGGTAACGCCGATTAACGTGAAGAATGACGAACAAAGGGAATTGGCAGAAGCCCTCTACGATCAATTGAAGGCGGCTGGTGTTGAAGTGATTTTGGATGATCGAAAAGAGCGTCCGGGTGTAAAATTCAAGGATGCGGAGCTGATTGGATTCCCGATTCGTATTGCGGTAGGCCGTGGTGCCGGAGAAGGTCTTGTTGAGTTTGTTCTTCGTAAAGATGTGAAGAACAAAGAAGAGATTGCTGCATCGGATGTTGTCGCTCGCGTGATTGAAGAGTTGAACAAGCAAGGTTTGAATTTATAA
- a CDS encoding ATP-binding cassette domain-containing protein encodes MIKVKGLSKQFGSFKAVDDLSFFIPEGQVFGLLGENGAGKTTTLRMMATMLQPTSGSIRIHGVNAVHFPEEARAHIGILFGGETGLYDRLTARENILYFARLNGMEVKAANARVERLADQLEMTEYLDRRSGNFSKGMKQKVALARSIVHDPQVMLFDEPTAGLDVTAIRLVHAFIRELKEEGKTIVFSSHTMTEVVALCDAIGIIDRGKLIEFGSLKDLKNKAPGMSLEEYFLHRISEDRR; translated from the coding sequence ATGATTAAGGTGAAGGGATTGTCCAAACAATTTGGAAGCTTTAAAGCGGTGGATGACCTTTCTTTTTTCATTCCAGAGGGCCAGGTATTCGGTCTTCTTGGGGAGAATGGGGCGGGTAAGACAACGACCCTCCGCATGATGGCCACCATGCTACAACCGACAAGCGGATCCATTCGGATTCACGGGGTCAACGCTGTTCATTTTCCAGAGGAGGCACGCGCTCATATCGGAATTCTTTTTGGTGGAGAAACCGGACTTTATGATCGATTGACAGCCAGGGAAAATATCCTTTATTTTGCGCGATTAAATGGGATGGAGGTAAAGGCCGCCAATGCTCGAGTAGAGCGTTTGGCTGATCAGTTGGAGATGACCGAGTATCTAGATCGAAGGTCAGGCAATTTTTCCAAGGGCATGAAGCAAAAGGTTGCCTTGGCAAGGAGCATTGTTCACGATCCACAGGTTATGCTCTTTGATGAGCCAACGGCAGGTTTGGATGTAACAGCCATTCGTTTGGTACACGCCTTTATCCGTGAGCTGAAGGAGGAAGGGAAAACCATTGTATTCTCCAGTCACACCATGACGGAGGTGGTTGCTCTTTGTGACGCCATTGGGATTATTGACCGCGGAAAACTTATTGAGTTTGGCAGTTTGAAGGACCTGAAAAATAAAGCGCCAGGGATGAGTCTGGAAGAGTATTTTTTACATCGAATAAGCGAGGATCGACGATGA
- the gltX gene encoding glutamate--tRNA ligase codes for MSNVRVRFAPSPTGYLHIGGLRTALYDYLYAKQEGGTYILRIEDTDRNRFVDDAMKNLIESLTWAGVVHDEGVFLNEAGEIVQKGEYGPYIQSERLDIYKEHLNQLIESGHAYPCFCSKERLETVREEQRASNEMMKYDGHCRNLSTEEAAARIAAGEEYVVRLKMPANVDIAFDDTIRGHVSINSDDVDDQVLMKSDGFPTYHLAAVVDDHLMEITHVVRGEEWLVSTPKHIYLNECFGWQAPQYVHLPTVLNKEKKKLSKRHGDVAVGDFKKKGYTKEGLINYLALVGWSPEGDQEIFSMEELIAAFDFGRVSKAGGVFDVDKLNWVNAQHIRQLSLSDLTDLCVPYLLEAGKISEMDLQNRRPWLELMISTVQERIEILSDVVERSALYFTEEVIPETDEVEALLGTEGIPVLIEAMLAEMETIEEVDDEFMKGFFKRIQKATGIKGKNLYMPSRAMITGQLHGPDMAAIFVVMGKAGIQNRLNYIQENFTK; via the coding sequence ATGTCAAATGTACGTGTACGTTTTGCACCGAGTCCAACGGGATATCTCCATATTGGCGGTTTGCGAACGGCTTTATATGATTATCTATACGCCAAACAAGAGGGGGGCACCTATATCCTCAGAATCGAAGATACGGACCGCAATCGATTTGTCGATGATGCCATGAAGAATTTGATCGAGAGCCTGACTTGGGCCGGGGTTGTTCATGACGAGGGCGTTTTCTTGAATGAAGCAGGCGAGATTGTTCAAAAAGGGGAATATGGCCCTTATATTCAGTCTGAACGTTTGGACATCTACAAGGAACACTTAAATCAATTGATTGAATCCGGTCATGCCTATCCGTGTTTTTGCTCTAAGGAACGATTGGAAACCGTTCGGGAAGAGCAACGCGCATCCAATGAAATGATGAAGTATGACGGTCATTGCCGTAATCTTTCCACGGAAGAAGCAGCAGCAAGAATTGCTGCTGGGGAAGAATACGTCGTTCGTTTGAAGATGCCTGCTAATGTGGATATTGCCTTTGACGATACCATTCGCGGTCATGTATCCATTAACAGCGATGATGTGGACGATCAGGTCTTAATGAAATCTGATGGGTTTCCGACCTATCATTTGGCAGCCGTAGTGGATGATCATCTCATGGAGATCACCCATGTGGTGCGAGGAGAAGAATGGCTGGTTTCTACGCCAAAGCATATTTATCTGAATGAATGCTTTGGATGGCAAGCACCGCAATATGTTCATCTTCCAACGGTGTTGAATAAAGAAAAGAAAAAATTATCGAAGCGCCACGGCGACGTTGCTGTTGGCGACTTTAAGAAGAAGGGTTACACAAAAGAAGGTTTGATCAATTATCTGGCCCTTGTGGGCTGGTCACCGGAAGGGGATCAAGAGATCTTTTCCATGGAGGAATTGATTGCAGCCTTTGATTTTGGTCGTGTTTCAAAAGCGGGTGGTGTATTCGATGTGGATAAGTTGAACTGGGTAAATGCCCAACATATTCGACAACTTTCCCTTTCAGACTTGACTGATCTTTGTGTGCCTTATTTGCTAGAAGCTGGAAAAATTTCTGAAATGGATTTACAGAACCGTCGTCCGTGGTTAGAGCTTATGATTTCAACGGTTCAGGAACGGATTGAAATATTGTCTGACGTGGTGGAACGATCTGCTTTGTATTTCACGGAGGAAGTGATTCCTGAAACCGATGAAGTGGAAGCCTTGCTTGGCACGGAAGGTATTCCTGTCTTGATTGAAGCCATGCTAGCGGAAATGGAAACGATTGAGGAAGTCGACGATGAATTTATGAAGGGTTTCTTCAAACGGATTCAAAAAGCGACAGGGATCAAGGGGAAAAACCTCTATATGCCAAGTCGCGCCATGATTACCGGGCAATTGCACGGACCGGATATGGCGGCTATCTTTGTCGTCATGGGCAAAGCTGGAATTCAGAATCGATTGAACTATATCCAAGAAAACTTCACAAAATAA
- the cysE gene encoding serine O-acetyltransferase, giving the protein MLGFNQLKEDIQTIMKKDPAAKSAVEVLLTYPGLKAIRRYRRAHWFYQRGWTTLSRMMSDRGRSKTGIEIHPGAQLGRRLFIDHGMGIVIGETAIIGDDVTIYHGVTLGGTGKETGKRHPTIGDHVVISAGAKILGNIMIGDYSRVGAQSVVLKPVPAHCTVVGIPGRIVIQNEERVGKAGMPDPVLQEINYLKQRVRSLEDELDQQRVKNEEEFDENL; this is encoded by the coding sequence ATGTTGGGATTCAATCAATTGAAAGAAGACATTCAAACCATTATGAAAAAAGACCCGGCGGCAAAATCTGCCGTGGAAGTTTTGTTGACCTATCCCGGTCTCAAGGCGATCCGGCGCTATCGTCGCGCCCATTGGTTTTATCAGCGGGGATGGACGACCCTATCACGCATGATGTCGGACCGTGGTCGTTCAAAAACGGGCATCGAGATTCATCCCGGGGCACAGTTGGGCCGCAGGCTCTTTATCGATCATGGTATGGGTATTGTCATTGGTGAAACGGCCATTATCGGAGATGATGTGACCATTTATCACGGTGTTACATTAGGGGGAACTGGAAAAGAAACAGGCAAGCGCCATCCCACTATTGGCGATCATGTGGTTATCAGTGCGGGTGCAAAAATATTAGGGAATATTATGATTGGTGATTATTCTAGGGTTGGTGCTCAGTCGGTGGTATTAAAGCCTGTTCCTGCCCATTGTACCGTTGTTGGGATTCCCGGCAGGATTGTGATTCAGAATGAAGAGCGGGTTGGAAAAGCCGGCATGCCGGATCCAGTTTTACAAGAGATCAATTATCTGAAACAGCGCGTTCGAAGTTTGGAGGACGAGCTTGATCAGCAAAGAGTGAAGAATGAGGAGGAATTTGATGAAAATTTATAG
- the ispF gene encoding 2-C-methyl-D-erythritol 2,4-cyclodiphosphate synthase translates to MRIGIGIDAHRLVPERPLILGGVTIPYELGLLGHSDADVLTHAIMDALLGAVALGDIGQHFPPSDQAYRGANSLDLLEVVMTLLTKQGYRVENIDAVIVAQAPKLAPYLPMMRKKIAQAMAIELHQLSIKATTTEKMGYEGRGEGISAQAVALVEAIND, encoded by the coding sequence ATGAGAATAGGAATTGGAATCGACGCACATCGATTGGTGCCGGAGCGTCCATTGATTTTGGGCGGGGTGACCATTCCATATGAATTGGGTTTGCTGGGTCATTCTGATGCAGATGTTTTGACGCATGCAATCATGGATGCTTTGTTAGGTGCTGTGGCACTAGGAGATATTGGACAACATTTCCCTCCTAGCGATCAAGCCTATCGCGGTGCGAATAGCCTTGACTTGCTTGAAGTTGTGATGACACTATTGACGAAGCAGGGATATCGGGTAGAAAATATTGATGCGGTGATTGTGGCGCAAGCACCAAAGTTGGCACCATATCTGCCGATGATGAGAAAAAAGATAGCCCAGGCCATGGCGATTGAACTTCATCAGCTTTCGATCAAGGCGACAACGACGGAAAAAATGGGCTATGAAGGAAGAGGTGAAGGCATCTCGGCGCAGGCCGTTGCCTTGGTAGAGGCAATCAATGATTAA
- a CDS encoding ABC transporter permease yields MRGYTWIVFKKELIDTFRDRKTIATSILIPILIFPILTFVMGVAMQGLFDDVESHVPIAMIGEESGVADFLLETGLVDIKSEPDPMTALKELDVFVVVEIPPGFSETLQEKNMADLILHYDESSQKSTMALGTMQGLITQFQQEVVRQRLIDLGMDPGIVTAVKTESRALAEGESGNPVGAMLYMMLLPLMLTMWSAVGGIPAATDLGAGEKERQTLEPLLATRASRSQILFGKYFAVVIASVMGMLASLLGFVLATILNPSVLASGGIMPLKSALVIAVACLGLNFTFSAFELAISFYARNFKEAQTYLSPVTILVMIPAYFTLYLDGKLVPESYFHIPIINTIAIIKEALARIYDPRHLLIVGIWLCVYVGAALLFTRRMFNRESVIFRN; encoded by the coding sequence ATGAGGGGATATACCTGGATCGTATTTAAAAAAGAATTGATAGACACTTTTCGGGATCGAAAGACCATTGCAACCAGTATCTTGATTCCAATATTGATCTTTCCTATTCTTACCTTTGTAATGGGAGTTGCCATGCAGGGTCTCTTTGATGATGTGGAGTCCCATGTGCCCATTGCTATGATCGGAGAGGAATCTGGGGTAGCGGACTTTTTATTGGAAACAGGACTGGTGGATATTAAATCGGAACCTGACCCCATGACAGCCTTAAAAGAATTGGATGTCTTTGTTGTGGTGGAGATTCCACCCGGATTTTCTGAAACATTGCAAGAAAAAAATATGGCAGACTTGATTTTGCATTATGACGAATCGAGCCAAAAATCAACCATGGCCTTGGGCACCATGCAGGGATTGATTACGCAGTTCCAGCAGGAGGTAGTGAGACAGCGGCTGATTGACTTGGGGATGGACCCAGGAATTGTGACGGCGGTAAAAACAGAATCGCGCGCTTTGGCAGAAGGAGAATCGGGTAATCCAGTGGGTGCCATGTTGTATATGATGCTTTTACCCTTGATGCTTACCATGTGGTCGGCTGTAGGTGGAATTCCAGCTGCGACCGATTTGGGCGCAGGGGAGAAGGAAAGACAAACACTAGAACCCCTTTTGGCGACGCGAGCCAGCCGGTCGCAGATTCTCTTCGGCAAGTATTTTGCCGTGGTGATTGCCAGTGTCATGGGCATGTTGGCTTCTCTTTTGGGCTTTGTATTGGCAACGATATTAAATCCATCGGTTCTGGCTTCGGGTGGGATTATGCCCCTTAAGTCTGCTTTGGTGATTGCGGTCGCCTGTTTGGGACTGAATTTCACGTTTTCTGCTTTTGAACTGGCTATCAGTTTCTACGCGAGAAATTTTAAGGAGGCGCAGACCTACTTGTCTCCAGTGACGATTCTTGTTATGATTCCAGCATACTTCACCCTATATTTAGATGGAAAGTTGGTTCCGGAATCCTATTTTCATATTCCAATCATTAATACCATCGCCATTATCAAGGAAGCCTTGGCGAGGATTTATGATCCAAGACACTTATTGATTGTAGGGATTTGGCTTTGTGTGTATGTGGGTGCTGCTCTTTTGTTCACCCGTCGTATGTTTAACCGAGAGTCGGTCATTTTTAGAAACTAA